In the genome of Syngnathoides biaculeatus isolate LvHL_M chromosome 14, ASM1980259v1, whole genome shotgun sequence, one region contains:
- the tmem237a gene encoding transmembrane protein 237A isoform X1, producing MPTVKGRKRKSRKEVNDGNGEVVCMEVENEELTNQRREAATPHFQDGAAPQKKKKKKRMPTSDQQVERADTPNGNTGEAAVDEEEATVAVCRKTKRKRKAKATEPHSDDLGAEDDDIVMDAPSPIPQHSLFSAPQGHSQSVGRVFVERNRRFQAERVEQFRHPEQVDDYMEPRQMTWTTRDVAIKVHSCFRVVGLFCHGFLSGYAVWNTSVVYVLAGEHASTLANLLQQYHSLAYSAQSLLYLLLAISTVSAFDRVNLAKASMALRGFVTLDPAAVASFLYFIALILSLSQQMTSDRIHLYPTANNTLWPPGSEEQILRPWMVVNLVVALLVGLAWAVISTRPGVDHTEEFLMSMEVESYPRSEENMDIPA from the exons ATGCCAACAGTCAAGGGCAGGAAGAGGAAGTCTAGGAAAGAAGTCAACGATGGCAATGGTGAAG TGGTTTGCATGGAGGTGGAGAATGAGGAATTGACCAATCAGAGAAGAGAAGCCGCCACGCCGCATTTCCAGGATGGGGCGGcgccacagaagaagaagaagaagaagaggatgcCAACAAGTG ATCAGCAGGTGGAGCGTGCTGACACGCCAAACGGCAATACGGGAGAAGCCGCGGTGGACGAGGAAGAAGCCACTGTCGCTGTCTGCAGAAAGACCAAAAGAAAGAG GAAGGCCAAGGCCACGGAGCCTCACAGCGACGACCTCGGAGCCGAAGATGACGACATTGTGATGGATGCCCCCTCACCCATTCCCCAGCATTCCTTGTTCTCCGCCCCCCAAGGACATAGTCAATCTGTTGGCAGAGTCTTTGTGGAGCGAAACA GGCGTTTCCAGGCAGAGCGAGTGGAGCAGTTCCGACATCCGGAGCAGGTGGACGACTACATGGAGCCCAGACAGATGACGTGGACCACCAGAGACGTGGCCATAAAGGTCCACAGCTGTTTCAG GGTTGTGGGCCTTTTCTGCCACGGCTTCCTGTCTGGTTACGCCGTGTGGAACACGAGTGTCGTGTACGTGCTTGCCGGCGAGCACGCGTCCACGCTGGCCAACCTCCTGCAGCAATATCACTCTCTGGCCTACAGCGCACAGTCGCTGCTCTACCTGCTGCTCGCCATCAGCACCGTGTCCGCCTTCGACCG AGTGAACCTGGCCAAAGCCTCAATGGCCCTGAGGGGCTTCGTCACGTTGGATCCGGCCGCTGTCGCCTCCTTCT TGTACTTCATAGCATTGATCCTGTCCCTCAGTCAGCAGATGACGAGCGATCGCATCCACCTGTACCCCACCGCCAACAACACTCTGTG GCCTCCTGGCTCTGAGGAGCAGATCTTGCGACCGTGGATGGTGGTCAACCTGGTGGTGGCGCTGCTGGTGGGCCTGGCATGGGCCGTCATTTCTACACGACCGGGTGTCGACCACACGGAAG aattcttGATGTCCATGGAAGTTGAGTCTTATCCCAGAAGCGAGGAGAACATGGACATTCCAGCTTGA
- the tmem237a gene encoding transmembrane protein 237A isoform X2, with amino-acid sequence MEVENEELTNQRREAATPHFQDGAAPQKKKKKKRMPTSDQQVERADTPNGNTGEAAVDEEEATVAVCRKTKRKRKAKATEPHSDDLGAEDDDIVMDAPSPIPQHSLFSAPQGHSQSVGRVFVERNRRFQAERVEQFRHPEQVDDYMEPRQMTWTTRDVAIKVHSCFRVVGLFCHGFLSGYAVWNTSVVYVLAGEHASTLANLLQQYHSLAYSAQSLLYLLLAISTVSAFDRVNLAKASMALRGFVTLDPAAVASFLYFIALILSLSQQMTSDRIHLYPTANNTLWPPGSEEQILRPWMVVNLVVALLVGLAWAVISTRPGVDHTEEFLMSMEVESYPRSEENMDIPA; translated from the exons ATGGAGGTGGAGAATGAGGAATTGACCAATCAGAGAAGAGAAGCCGCCACGCCGCATTTCCAGGATGGGGCGGcgccacagaagaagaagaagaagaagaggatgcCAACAAGTG ATCAGCAGGTGGAGCGTGCTGACACGCCAAACGGCAATACGGGAGAAGCCGCGGTGGACGAGGAAGAAGCCACTGTCGCTGTCTGCAGAAAGACCAAAAGAAAGAG GAAGGCCAAGGCCACGGAGCCTCACAGCGACGACCTCGGAGCCGAAGATGACGACATTGTGATGGATGCCCCCTCACCCATTCCCCAGCATTCCTTGTTCTCCGCCCCCCAAGGACATAGTCAATCTGTTGGCAGAGTCTTTGTGGAGCGAAACA GGCGTTTCCAGGCAGAGCGAGTGGAGCAGTTCCGACATCCGGAGCAGGTGGACGACTACATGGAGCCCAGACAGATGACGTGGACCACCAGAGACGTGGCCATAAAGGTCCACAGCTGTTTCAG GGTTGTGGGCCTTTTCTGCCACGGCTTCCTGTCTGGTTACGCCGTGTGGAACACGAGTGTCGTGTACGTGCTTGCCGGCGAGCACGCGTCCACGCTGGCCAACCTCCTGCAGCAATATCACTCTCTGGCCTACAGCGCACAGTCGCTGCTCTACCTGCTGCTCGCCATCAGCACCGTGTCCGCCTTCGACCG AGTGAACCTGGCCAAAGCCTCAATGGCCCTGAGGGGCTTCGTCACGTTGGATCCGGCCGCTGTCGCCTCCTTCT TGTACTTCATAGCATTGATCCTGTCCCTCAGTCAGCAGATGACGAGCGATCGCATCCACCTGTACCCCACCGCCAACAACACTCTGTG GCCTCCTGGCTCTGAGGAGCAGATCTTGCGACCGTGGATGGTGGTCAACCTGGTGGTGGCGCTGCTGGTGGGCCTGGCATGGGCCGTCATTTCTACACGACCGGGTGTCGACCACACGGAAG aattcttGATGTCCATGGAAGTTGAGTCTTATCCCAGAAGCGAGGAGAACATGGACATTCCAGCTTGA